From Draconibacterium halophilum, one genomic window encodes:
- a CDS encoding glycoside hydrolase family 43 protein gives MKQNRFRNFSLVLLFLLTTFFTACQSEKKQLKIENPLPVEFGDPYILKASDGMYYMIGTGGVTDGFKMYSSSDLKNWKDEGRIYQGNTSDSWNIANFWAPELYEKDGKFYLLFSADWRENPTNELENFRIGVAVADNPTGPYTDLFDRPIFDPGYPVIDGNLWFENDKVYLYYSRCCYKNPVESEVADWAREKGMFDEIEESWVYGVELQPDFSGIIAEPKLLLRPPLKMDDQQAEWESRSVTSGEVNRRWTEGSYLFKNEDTYYIMYSANYFGGKNYAVGYATSDSPLGPFQKADNNPVLQKNVEQGGIVTGTGHNSVTVAPDGETMICVYHGRTSETGDERVVFIDPMEITADGKLVVHGPTTAEK, from the coding sequence ATGAAACAGAATCGTTTTCGCAACTTTTCTCTTGTTTTGCTATTCCTGCTGACGACATTTTTTACGGCTTGTCAGTCGGAGAAAAAGCAACTAAAAATCGAAAATCCTTTACCCGTTGAATTTGGTGACCCATACATTCTTAAAGCGTCGGATGGAATGTACTACATGATTGGAACCGGCGGAGTAACCGACGGTTTTAAAATGTATTCTTCGTCAGATTTGAAAAACTGGAAAGATGAAGGCCGTATATACCAGGGGAATACTTCCGACTCGTGGAATATTGCCAATTTTTGGGCTCCTGAATTGTACGAAAAAGACGGCAAATTTTATTTGTTGTTTAGTGCCGACTGGCGCGAAAATCCTACCAACGAATTAGAAAATTTCCGTATTGGTGTGGCAGTTGCCGATAATCCAACCGGACCGTATACTGACTTGTTCGATCGTCCGATTTTTGATCCGGGCTACCCGGTAATCGACGGAAATCTTTGGTTCGAAAACGATAAAGTATACCTGTATTATTCGCGTTGTTGTTACAAGAACCCTGTTGAAAGCGAAGTGGCCGACTGGGCACGCGAAAAAGGTATGTTCGATGAAATTGAAGAAAGCTGGGTGTATGGTGTGGAACTGCAACCTGATTTTTCGGGAATTATCGCTGAACCTAAACTGTTGTTGCGTCCGCCGTTAAAAATGGACGATCAGCAGGCAGAATGGGAAAGCCGCTCGGTAACTTCTGGCGAGGTAAACCGCCGCTGGACAGAAGGATCGTACCTCTTTAAAAATGAAGATACCTACTACATTATGTATTCGGCCAACTATTTTGGCGGAAAGAATTACGCAGTGGGTTATGCCACTTCCGATTCGCCACTGGGGCCTTTCCAAAAAGCCGATAACAACCCGGTTTTGCAAAAAAATGTTGAGCAGGGGGGAATTGTAACCGGCACCGGACACAACTCGGTAACTGTAGCTCCTGATGGAGAAACAATGATTTGTGTTTACCACGGAAGAACATCGGAAACAGGTGATGAACGTGTTGTATTTATCGATCCGATGGAGATTACCGCCGATGGGAAATTAGTTGTTCACGGACCAACTACAGCAGAAAAATAA
- a CDS encoding glycoside hydrolase family 43 protein, which translates to MKYFVLFVICAGLLSVSTQAQKRTGNNHNPVFEGWYADPEGIVFGDEYWIYPTYSAPYNEQVFMDAFSSKDLVTWEKHERIIDTTEVKWAWRAMWAPAIIEKDGKYFLFFAANDIQSDEEEGGIGIGVADTPGGPFKDYLGKPLIDKFYNGAQPIDQFVFHDKDGQYYMFYGGWRHCNIAKLKDDFTGFVPFEDGETFKEVTPEGYVEGPFMFIRNGKYYFMWSEGGWTGPDYSVAYAIADSPFGPFERVGKILKQDPDVATGAGHHSVIHVPGTDEYYIVYHRRPLGETDGNHRETCIDRMYFDDEGFIKPVKITFEGVKARPIE; encoded by the coding sequence ATGAAGTACTTTGTATTATTTGTTATTTGTGCGGGTTTGTTGTCGGTGAGTACGCAAGCTCAAAAAAGAACAGGCAACAATCATAATCCCGTGTTTGAAGGTTGGTATGCCGATCCCGAAGGAATTGTATTCGGCGATGAATACTGGATTTACCCAACCTATTCGGCACCATACAACGAACAGGTTTTTATGGATGCTTTCTCGTCAAAAGACTTGGTGACCTGGGAAAAGCATGAACGAATTATTGATACCACAGAAGTAAAGTGGGCGTGGCGTGCCATGTGGGCACCGGCCATTATTGAAAAAGACGGAAAATATTTCCTGTTTTTTGCGGCCAATGATATTCAGAGCGATGAGGAAGAAGGCGGAATAGGAATTGGTGTTGCAGATACTCCGGGAGGACCATTTAAAGATTACCTTGGTAAACCGCTGATCGATAAATTTTACAACGGGGCACAACCCATCGATCAGTTTGTTTTTCACGATAAAGACGGCCAGTATTACATGTTTTATGGTGGCTGGCGTCATTGTAACATTGCTAAGCTAAAGGACGATTTCACAGGCTTTGTTCCTTTTGAAGATGGTGAAACGTTCAAAGAAGTTACGCCCGAAGGTTATGTGGAAGGCCCGTTTATGTTTATCCGTAATGGCAAGTATTATTTTATGTGGAGCGAAGGTGGCTGGACCGGCCCGGATTACAGCGTGGCTTATGCCATTGCCGACTCGCCATTTGGCCCTTTTGAACGCGTTGGAAAGATTCTGAAACAGGACCCGGATGTAGCAACAGGCGCCGGACACCACTCGGTAATTCATGTTCCCGGAACCGACGAATATTACATCGTTTATCATCGCAGACCGCTGGGTGAAACCGACGGCAACCACCGCGAAACCTGTATCGACCGCATGTATTTTGATGACGAGGGATTTATCAAACCGGTAAAAATTACATTCGAAGGAGTGAAGGCACGGCCTATAGAGTAA
- a CDS encoding glycoside hydrolase family 2 protein — MKQRFIVLIFALSALTSVAQWKPAGDKIKTPWAEKIDVNNVLPEYPRPIMERADWKNLNGLWNYAITDAGQMQPENFDGEILVPFAIESSLSGVQKTVGETKELWYQRTFTVPSSWKGKKVLLHFGAVDWKAEVWINDIKIGSHKGGYDAFSFDVTPFISKSGEQNLVVKVWDPSDKGFQPRGKQIGNPHGIWYTPVTGIWQTVWLEPVNEKHITDVVAIPNIDNASLKVDASVCGTTFGDVYEVVLKDGNSVVSSGKAVAGQSVELAVPNAKLWSPELPFLYDLEVKLISNGKTVDAVDSYTAMRKVSSKRDENGIVRLQLNNKDYFQFGPLDQGWWPDGLYTAPTDEALKYDIQKTKDFGFNMIRKHVKVEPARWYTHCDEMGILVWQDMPNGDRSPQWQNRKYFDGTELKRSPESEANYRTEWQEIMDEHMSNPSIVCWVPFNEAWGQFKTEEIVEWTKNHDQSRLVNPASGGNHYRVGDMLDLHNYPGPDMYLYDGSRATVLGEYGGIGLALEDHLWATDRNWGYVQFKNTKEVTDKYIEYAEELYKMAKTGFSAAVYTQTTDVEGEVNGLMTYDRKVIKLDEARVREINQKVCKVLDEK, encoded by the coding sequence ATGAAACAACGATTTATTGTTCTGATTTTTGCGCTGAGCGCATTAACGAGTGTTGCCCAATGGAAGCCTGCGGGCGACAAAATTAAAACCCCTTGGGCCGAAAAAATCGATGTAAATAATGTGTTGCCTGAATATCCGCGCCCCATTATGGAACGTGCCGACTGGAAAAACCTGAATGGTTTGTGGAATTATGCCATTACGGATGCCGGACAAATGCAACCCGAAAATTTTGATGGTGAGATTCTGGTTCCTTTTGCGATAGAATCAAGTTTGTCGGGTGTTCAGAAAACCGTTGGCGAAACAAAGGAATTGTGGTACCAACGCACTTTTACTGTGCCTTCGTCGTGGAAGGGTAAAAAAGTATTGCTGCATTTTGGTGCCGTTGATTGGAAAGCTGAAGTTTGGATTAACGACATAAAAATTGGGTCGCACAAAGGTGGATACGATGCCTTTTCGTTTGATGTAACACCATTTATTAGCAAATCTGGAGAGCAAAACCTGGTGGTAAAAGTTTGGGATCCTTCGGATAAAGGATTTCAGCCGCGCGGAAAACAGATTGGCAATCCTCACGGAATTTGGTACACTCCGGTTACCGGAATCTGGCAAACGGTTTGGCTCGAGCCTGTAAACGAAAAACACATTACCGATGTTGTTGCCATTCCAAATATCGACAACGCAAGTTTAAAAGTTGATGCCTCAGTTTGTGGTACAACTTTTGGCGATGTTTACGAAGTAGTTCTGAAAGACGGAAATAGTGTTGTTTCAAGTGGAAAAGCTGTTGCCGGACAATCGGTTGAGCTGGCCGTTCCTAATGCAAAATTATGGAGCCCCGAATTACCGTTTCTGTACGATCTGGAAGTAAAACTTATTAGCAATGGAAAAACTGTTGATGCTGTTGACAGCTACACAGCCATGCGCAAGGTTTCAAGCAAACGCGATGAAAACGGAATTGTACGCCTGCAACTGAATAACAAAGATTATTTCCAGTTTGGCCCATTGGATCAGGGCTGGTGGCCCGATGGTTTGTACACTGCACCAACTGATGAGGCATTGAAATACGATATTCAAAAAACCAAGGATTTTGGTTTTAACATGATCCGTAAACACGTAAAAGTAGAACCGGCACGCTGGTATACACATTGCGATGAAATGGGGATTTTAGTATGGCAGGATATGCCAAACGGCGACCGCTCGCCGCAGTGGCAAAACCGAAAGTATTTTGATGGTACCGAGTTAAAACGTTCTCCTGAATCGGAAGCTAATTACCGCACAGAATGGCAGGAAATAATGGACGAACACATGTCTAATCCATCTATTGTTTGCTGGGTGCCGTTTAACGAAGCCTGGGGACAATTTAAAACGGAAGAGATTGTTGAGTGGACCAAAAACCATGATCAAAGTCGTTTGGTAAATCCGGCCAGTGGCGGAAACCATTACCGTGTTGGCGATATGTTAGACCTGCACAATTATCCGGGACCCGATATGTATTTGTATGATGGAAGCCGTGCTACCGTTTTAGGCGAGTATGGTGGAATTGGTCTGGCTCTTGAAGATCATTTATGGGCCACCGATCGCAACTGGGGTTACGTTCAGTTTAAAAACACAAAAGAAGTAACCGATAAATACATAGAGTATGCTGAAGAGTTGTACAAAATGGCAAAGACTGGTTTTTCTGCTGCAGTATACACACAAACCACTGATGTAGAAGGCGAAGTAAACGGGTTAATGACTTACGATCGTAAAGTGATTAAACTGGATGAAGCTCGTGTGCGTGAGATAAATCAGAAAGTATGTAAGGTTTTAGACGAAAAATAG
- a CDS encoding family 43 glycosylhydrolase produces MRYYLFAIPLIFLFLTACSNGNDLNIDDEPTDEDKNTTYNNPVIPSSLPDPTIIKAADGYFYLYATEDIRNTPILRSEDLLNWKVLGTAFTNETRPNWEPNGGIWAPDINYINGKYVLYYSMSVWGGGNTCGIGIATATKPEGPFTDNGKLFRSNEIGVHNSIDPFYIEDAGKKYLFWGSFFGIYALELNDDGLSMKPATTRKVAGTAFEACYIHKKGNYYYMFASVGSCCEGANSSYRTVVGRSENLFGPYVNKAGRAMLDNEYEVLIQGNNKFVGTGHNSEIISDDAGNDWILYHSYIRSTPNKGRVLLMDQVHWVNGWPEVTGQSPSTQNSVPVFE; encoded by the coding sequence ATGAGATACTATCTTTTTGCAATCCCCCTGATTTTCCTTTTTCTCACAGCGTGTTCAAACGGAAACGATTTGAATATTGATGATGAACCCACAGATGAGGATAAAAACACAACCTACAATAATCCGGTTATTCCCTCAAGTTTACCCGATCCAACAATTATAAAGGCCGCGGATGGTTATTTTTATTTGTACGCCACCGAAGACATTCGCAATACACCAATTCTTCGTTCTGAAGATTTACTCAACTGGAAAGTTTTAGGAACTGCCTTTACCAATGAAACCCGCCCGAACTGGGAACCTAATGGAGGAATTTGGGCACCTGACATTAATTATATCAACGGAAAGTATGTTTTGTATTATTCAATGTCGGTTTGGGGTGGCGGAAATACCTGTGGTATAGGTATTGCAACGGCAACAAAACCGGAAGGACCTTTTACTGATAACGGGAAATTATTCCGCAGCAATGAGATTGGAGTGCATAATTCTATCGATCCTTTTTACATTGAAGATGCCGGTAAAAAATATTTATTCTGGGGAAGTTTTTTTGGAATTTATGCCTTAGAACTTAACGATGACGGACTGAGTATGAAACCTGCAACAACCAGAAAGGTTGCAGGCACAGCCTTTGAAGCATGTTACATCCATAAAAAAGGAAATTATTACTACATGTTTGCCTCTGTTGGTTCATGTTGCGAAGGAGCCAACAGTAGCTACAGAACCGTTGTGGGGCGTTCGGAGAATTTATTTGGCCCCTATGTAAATAAAGCAGGGAGAGCGATGTTAGATAATGAATACGAAGTTCTTATTCAGGGCAACAACAAGTTTGTTGGAACCGGCCACAATTCGGAAATCATCTCAGACGACGCCGGAAACGACTGGATACTGTACCATTCATACATTAGAAGCACGCCTAATAAAGGTCGTGTATTGTTAATGGACCAGGTGCATTGGGTTAATGGATGGCCGGAGGTAACAGGACAATCTCCTTCTACACAAAATTCAGTACCGGTTTTTGAATAA
- a CDS encoding glycoside hydrolase family 76 protein — protein sequence MKPQQLLFSIAILFWLSIFSNEVKGITTGTPSITGAVDNTQNYPFETATPDATISSENASSSSVNSGTIYKITSKASGKVLDVLNSEMSDNANVCIWTDTDSDAQRWRLTSVSDNQFTLTNVASGKLLHMNGTPPENQLNIDQYKNTNDATVLWQIAENTDGTFSIKCASDSDFALSVAGTETIDGSNVELSESAGGDKESWFFEEQDDREAAPTPEIADKIFAAWKEKYYDARTGDEIIPNEGYWGVAEMMEIVIDAYEVTGNLKYATMFSEMYNQVLTKYGHDWMWNDFNDDITWMVLACVRAGIILNNQTYINKAKDQFDKMYDRAIHANGSWLTWKMGVPGTNSCINGPAMVACCYLAQATNNNDYYTKAVKLYNWSKNNLLVTETGEVYDSYNSNGDGATNYWSSTYNQGTYLGASVMLYNYTKDPTYLKIADRIARYTEENMFRSSVIWYEEGPDLDGFKGILMRYARKYVVDCNRPNFIPWLQLNAKVAYNNSNSENIISTIWSKRAEETVEYRGFNASTAVSLMINCPYKTTTVKDAYSKIESEDFDYLKGVMVVQPTPDDETSNLGGIQNEYHTAYYNVDFGTTGAESAEFRISSLASGNSIDIRLGAPNGELIGTATPDNTGNWSTYTTITCPVENVKGLQNIYLVYKGTGYICNINNFKFFEAESPTSDTNGLIGQYFDGMNFETQLLERIDPNVNFNWEELYPAAEVPADYFSVRWTGKIEPLYSGEYTFYITSDNGRRVWINNELIIDKWLNDYDVTYSGKITLNAGQRYDIKVEFFDDIGGANVVLEWESSQQQREVVPSSQLFLHAKNTVTAISGLIEQAEDDILVFPNPATSFIKIKPNNQQIIRTTIIDVKGQTIYSNNKKYDDQLTIDVANLPNGLYLISFVTKTNSRIVRKFIK from the coding sequence ATGAAACCTCAGCAATTACTATTTTCAATAGCAATTCTTTTTTGGCTGTCCATATTTTCTAACGAAGTAAAAGGTATCACTACCGGCACACCTTCAATTACCGGTGCAGTAGATAACACTCAAAATTATCCTTTCGAAACCGCCACCCCGGATGCAACAATCAGCAGTGAGAATGCCTCATCCAGCTCTGTTAACTCCGGAACTATTTATAAAATCACCTCAAAGGCATCGGGCAAAGTACTTGATGTGCTTAATTCAGAGATGTCTGATAACGCCAATGTGTGTATATGGACGGACACGGATTCTGATGCGCAGAGATGGCGGTTAACTTCTGTTAGCGACAATCAATTCACCCTTACCAACGTAGCAAGTGGTAAATTACTTCACATGAACGGAACTCCTCCTGAGAATCAGCTAAACATCGATCAATATAAAAATACAAATGATGCTACAGTTTTGTGGCAGATTGCTGAAAATACAGATGGCACTTTTTCGATAAAATGCGCATCGGATTCAGATTTTGCGCTGTCTGTTGCGGGAACAGAAACCATCGATGGCTCAAATGTTGAGTTAAGCGAATCAGCCGGAGGAGATAAAGAAAGCTGGTTTTTTGAGGAACAAGACGACAGAGAGGCAGCCCCAACACCTGAAATTGCAGATAAGATTTTTGCTGCGTGGAAAGAAAAATATTACGATGCACGGACAGGCGATGAAATAATTCCCAATGAAGGTTATTGGGGAGTGGCTGAAATGATGGAAATAGTTATTGATGCCTATGAAGTGACCGGAAACCTAAAATATGCAACCATGTTTAGCGAGATGTATAATCAGGTTCTTACTAAATATGGCCATGACTGGATGTGGAATGACTTTAACGACGACATTACCTGGATGGTTTTAGCCTGTGTACGGGCAGGAATAATTTTAAATAACCAAACCTACATAAACAAAGCAAAAGACCAGTTCGATAAAATGTATGATCGTGCCATTCATGCCAACGGTAGCTGGCTGACATGGAAAATGGGCGTACCCGGAACCAACTCGTGTATAAATGGTCCGGCAATGGTTGCCTGCTGCTATTTAGCGCAAGCAACAAACAACAATGATTATTATACAAAGGCGGTTAAATTATATAATTGGTCGAAAAACAACCTGCTTGTAACCGAAACAGGCGAAGTGTACGACAGCTATAATTCTAATGGCGACGGGGCAACAAATTACTGGAGCTCTACTTACAATCAGGGAACTTATCTTGGAGCATCGGTCATGCTTTACAATTACACAAAAGACCCAACTTACTTAAAAATTGCCGATCGGATAGCCAGGTATACAGAAGAAAACATGTTTCGTTCAAGCGTAATCTGGTACGAAGAAGGCCCTGACTTAGATGGTTTTAAAGGAATTTTAATGCGTTATGCCCGTAAATATGTGGTTGACTGTAACCGTCCAAATTTCATTCCGTGGCTACAACTAAATGCGAAGGTGGCTTATAACAACAGTAACTCTGAAAATATTATCTCTACAATATGGAGTAAAAGAGCCGAAGAAACGGTGGAATATCGGGGTTTTAATGCTTCTACAGCTGTATCATTAATGATAAATTGTCCTTATAAAACGACAACGGTTAAAGATGCTTATTCAAAAATTGAGTCGGAGGATTTTGATTACCTCAAAGGTGTTATGGTTGTTCAACCTACACCTGATGATGAGACTTCTAACTTAGGAGGAATTCAGAACGAGTATCATACAGCTTATTACAATGTTGATTTCGGAACCACCGGAGCAGAATCTGCTGAGTTCAGAATTTCAAGCCTTGCTTCAGGAAATAGCATTGATATAAGGTTAGGCGCGCCAAACGGAGAGTTGATAGGGACTGCCACACCTGACAATACCGGTAATTGGTCAACTTATACAACAATTACTTGTCCTGTTGAGAATGTGAAAGGCCTGCAAAATATCTACCTGGTTTATAAAGGAACGGGATACATTTGCAACATAAATAATTTCAAATTTTTTGAAGCTGAGTCACCTACTTCTGACACAAACGGATTGATTGGTCAGTACTTTGACGGAATGAACTTTGAAACACAGCTGCTCGAACGAATTGATCCGAATGTGAACTTTAATTGGGAAGAGCTATATCCTGCAGCAGAGGTACCTGCCGATTATTTTTCAGTGCGATGGACCGGAAAAATAGAACCGCTATACTCAGGTGAATATACTTTTTACATCACATCAGATAACGGACGCAGGGTTTGGATAAACAATGAGTTAATTATTGACAAATGGCTAAATGACTACGATGTTACATACTCTGGCAAGATAACACTTAACGCTGGTCAACGCTACGATATTAAGGTAGAGTTTTTTGATGATATTGGAGGAGCAAATGTTGTTCTCGAATGGGAAAGTTCCCAGCAGCAAAGAGAAGTAGTTCCAAGCTCTCAACTGTTTTTACATGCTAAAAACACGGTAACAGCCATCTCAGGTTTAATCGAACAGGCAGAAGATGATATTCTGGTGTTCCCAAATCCGGCAACTTCTTTCATTAAAATCAAACCAAACAATCAACAGATCATTAGAACTACAATTATTGATGTAAAAGGTCAGACGATTTACAGCAACAACAAAAAATATGATGATCAACTTACAATTGATGTAGCCAACTTACCGAATGGCCTGTATCTTATCTCTTTTGTTACTAAAACAAATAGTAGAATCGTAAGAAAATTCATAAAATAA
- a CDS encoding SusE domain-containing protein, with product MKKINILFVIFAIGMLLFSSCDDEYDVKIEIDTVEDGMHLTPSVEEITLSQDMMDEIAITFSWDEAQERINNGQIKYYFKLGLPGFTTATDTIPVEEGVFEYSITHFDLNTLLYELGINFGSTAEIEAEVIAYSEGDFFVKPEISTTKIIVTTFEITPVNLYLVGSANPKGSEISNGIKLTEIIEGKDIGNKYQWEGNLQIGTFKFVNSLVEDKGSWSMGASSTELVQNSTNSSSDMEFTVTKSGLYSIILNKDDREIIFGYKGFSHVWAVGTGIGVAWSMPSSTEFSWDPRNPSIFTLECTMQANNDFKLPYNDQSAGWGCPFLRPIVANANIWDDNRIQATPAGYGDDLKWWVTEEQAGPAIVTIDALNETITLEKQ from the coding sequence ATGAAAAAAATAAATATACTATTCGTAATCTTCGCAATAGGCATGCTACTTTTTAGCAGTTGCGATGATGAATACGATGTAAAAATTGAAATAGACACCGTTGAAGACGGCATGCACCTGACTCCCAGCGTTGAGGAGATTACCTTATCACAGGATATGATGGATGAAATCGCCATTACATTCAGCTGGGATGAGGCACAGGAACGTATTAACAATGGGCAGATTAAGTATTACTTCAAGTTAGGTCTCCCCGGATTTACAACTGCTACCGATACAATTCCAGTTGAAGAGGGTGTTTTTGAATACAGCATTACACACTTCGACCTGAATACCCTTCTTTACGAACTTGGAATAAATTTTGGAAGTACAGCCGAAATAGAGGCAGAAGTAATAGCCTATTCAGAAGGAGATTTCTTTGTTAAACCAGAGATCTCAACAACAAAAATAATTGTAACAACTTTCGAAATCACTCCGGTAAATCTGTACCTGGTTGGTTCTGCTAACCCAAAAGGATCGGAAATCAGTAATGGGATTAAGCTAACTGAAATTATCGAAGGCAAAGACATTGGTAATAAATATCAATGGGAAGGAAATTTACAGATTGGAACCTTTAAGTTCGTTAATTCCCTGGTTGAGGATAAAGGATCATGGAGTATGGGAGCAAGTTCTACCGAATTAGTGCAGAATTCAACGAATAGTAGTTCTGATATGGAATTTACCGTGACCAAGTCCGGTTTGTACTCGATTATTTTAAACAAAGACGACAGAGAGATCATTTTTGGATATAAAGGATTTAGCCATGTTTGGGCCGTAGGTACCGGAATTGGTGTTGCATGGAGTATGCCATCTTCAACCGAGTTTAGTTGGGATCCAAGAAATCCAAGTATTTTCACTCTTGAATGTACAATGCAGGCCAACAATGATTTCAAACTGCCCTATAATGATCAAAGTGCAGGTTGGGGATGTCCTTTCCTTCGCCCTATAGTTGCTAACGCAAATATATGGGATGATAATCGTATCCAGGCAACGCCTGCCGGTTATGGTGATGATCTGAAATGGTGGGTTACTGAAGAACAAGCTGGCCCTGCCATTGTAACAATTGATGCATTGAACGAAACAATTACTCTCGAAAAGCAATAG
- a CDS encoding RagB/SusD family nutrient uptake outer membrane protein codes for MKIQLKYTFLILLLGTMFSCTDYLDKESDTELTMDMVFTDKDRMESMLAYVYSGIPDPTWGSLNRTGWGVMGDDWTPSERWQQWGWDAIPKITGNWNTATEWDGSYWGDLPQRIRTANILRANVVPIDGTTITAQEVEYIQAECRFLQAYYYSLFVNCYGVCPFQPDYIAPTDGSTEELLTGPVPYDEIIEWCDNEMLEASKILPASYAQAIKYGRVTSVMCLAARARMLLFAASPLVNGNPDYANFTDTEGTPLFNSSYDQNKWTKALEAHRLLIQEAEAAGHELYKMYNDDGSIDPFASTAWVHARTYADGNKEILFARPQNQTEFDRHISPYGAGGNGGLGMTQSIVDAFFMDNGLSPILGYENGDKTKPIINPESGYTESGFSTNDDVRNTDNWNWYDGKEKVAAKAGTFNMYVNREPRFYNAILWNERYYIWDRRNVDFYQYGKDNNYTHDAPQNGYLGLKRKHPNSDSKNGSWQYRPGIVYRLAEAYLSYCEILNEVSPGNQEILTYLNLIRERAGIPQYATSQQDGYIAVNLNDQDEMREIIRRERRVELCGEGVRYDDLRRWKEAEDVLDGDFYGMNFSGTDKSDDPSNPKAFYVRTQYQKRVYQKKYYWFPIYQDEIDKNPNLVQAPYWTESE; via the coding sequence ATGAAAATACAACTAAAATATACATTCCTGATATTGCTGCTGGGCACCATGTTTTCCTGCACGGATTACCTGGATAAAGAATCAGATACAGAATTAACCATGGATATGGTTTTCACCGACAAAGACAGAATGGAAAGTATGCTGGCTTATGTTTATTCCGGTATACCCGACCCAACCTGGGGTTCTTTAAACCGAACCGGATGGGGCGTTATGGGCGACGACTGGACACCTTCTGAACGTTGGCAACAATGGGGATGGGATGCCATTCCTAAAATTACCGGTAACTGGAACACTGCAACAGAATGGGATGGAAGCTACTGGGGTGATCTTCCTCAACGCATTCGTACAGCAAATATTTTGCGTGCCAATGTTGTGCCAATTGACGGAACTACAATCACCGCCCAGGAAGTTGAATACATTCAGGCTGAATGTCGTTTTTTACAAGCTTACTACTATAGTTTGTTTGTAAACTGTTATGGTGTTTGCCCTTTTCAACCCGACTATATTGCACCAACGGATGGTTCGACAGAAGAGCTACTTACCGGCCCCGTTCCATACGATGAAATAATTGAATGGTGCGACAATGAAATGTTGGAAGCATCCAAAATTTTACCGGCAAGCTATGCACAGGCAATAAAATATGGCCGCGTTACTTCAGTAATGTGTTTGGCGGCACGTGCCCGCATGCTACTTTTTGCTGCGTCTCCGTTAGTAAACGGCAACCCGGATTATGCGAACTTTACCGATACAGAAGGCACTCCGCTTTTCAACAGCTCATACGATCAAAACAAATGGACAAAAGCCCTGGAGGCACACCGATTGCTGATTCAGGAAGCTGAAGCTGCAGGCCATGAGTTGTACAAAATGTATAACGACGATGGCAGTATCGATCCATTTGCATCAACAGCCTGGGTGCATGCCCGTACTTATGCCGATGGAAATAAAGAAATTCTTTTTGCACGTCCGCAAAACCAAACGGAATTCGACAGACACATTTCGCCATACGGAGCAGGAGGTAACGGAGGTTTGGGGATGACTCAATCTATAGTTGATGCTTTCTTTATGGATAATGGTCTTTCGCCAATTTTGGGCTATGAGAACGGAGATAAAACCAAGCCTATCATCAACCCGGAATCGGGTTATACAGAAAGTGGTTTTTCAACAAACGATGATGTAAGAAATACCGATAACTGGAACTGGTACGACGGCAAAGAAAAAGTAGCGGCAAAAGCAGGAACTTTCAACATGTATGTAAACCGCGAACCACGTTTCTACAATGCCATTCTTTGGAACGAACGTTATTACATCTGGGACCGTCGGAATGTTGATTTTTATCAGTATGGAAAAGACAATAACTATACCCACGATGCACCTCAGAACGGGTATTTAGGGTTAAAAAGAAAACATCCCAACTCAGATTCTAAAAATGGTTCATGGCAATATCGTCCGGGTATCGTTTACCGTCTGGCCGAAGCCTACCTTAGTTATTGCGAAATACTAAACGAAGTAAGCCCCGGAAATCAGGAAATTCTTACTTACCTGAACTTGATTCGCGAGAGAGCCGGTATTCCTCAATATGCAACTTCTCAACAAGATGGTTATATCGCAGTAAATCTGAACGACCAGGACGAAATGCGTGAAATTATCCGTCGCGAGCGACGTGTTGAACTATGCGGAGAAGGTGTTCGCTATGATGATCTGAGACGCTGGAAGGAAGCGGAAGATGTGTTGGACGGTGACTTTTACGGAATGAATTTCTCAGGAACCGATAAATCGGATGATCCGTCAAATCCAAAAGCGTTTTACGTGCGCACGCAATACCAGAAAAGGGTATATCAGAAAAAATATTACTGGTTCCCTATTTACCAGGATGAGATTGACAAAAATCCAAACCTGGTACAAGCACCTTACTGGACAGAATCTGAATAA